DNA sequence from the Electrophorus electricus isolate fEleEle1 chromosome 19, fEleEle1.pri, whole genome shotgun sequence genome:
CTTTAATCTTGAAGTCATTTAGACCAATAAAGAATGACAAAGGCAACATCCACCAACACGTGTATACAGGCTCAGTGCTCTAATTCTCCTTTACATCTCACCATTTGTTTACATAACACTGCTGTTCATataacacaaccacacacatgcatattcatcaGCTATTTGTGCTCTAGTATAGCATAGTACTAGTGTAACTGGTGTCAGAGCAAAGCTTTTAAGAAAACTTCTGTGATATTCTGCATATACAGTATTCTGCACAGCACCCTTCTTTCTTGTATACGTTGTCTTGTACAGCAGAGAGTctacatttttataattattagttattatcTGATTTGTTGAGTAGTACTGTACGAATATTCTGGATATTTGTGACAAACGTTACTATATGTTTGTATTGATAGAGTTTCACATTATTCGTCTATACTTCTATAACTTAAAATCAACTTATGTCAAAACATATAGCTAGGTAGCCTGACAACTTCAAGTCCTGTTGTACAACAACCATAAATAAACCTGTTTTGATCTTTAGCTAGTTTATCTACAGTCAGAAATGTCAGGCGAGGTTTACGACGCCGAAGAAGACAGATAACGATGGTTATGGCTCCTGCCTCGTTTCAGCCAGCTCTGAAGCTACCACAGACCTTTCTGTTCGCTTCCTGGCTCCTTAAAGCCAGATGTAATGACACACCAAACTCAAATCCAATGAACCATTACCTGTAGATGATTACATCGTACAAGGTCCTGCCTTTAACGTTCAGCATGTGAGCGTACAAAGATCTCTGCCTTCCTTCTCCGAGAAGGTTCATGTCATTCGTGATAATTCCTTGAAGAAATGCGCTTGTGTCTTGTCCATGAATCTGGACAAGGTTTCTGCTCGGGAGACTGTAACAGATGAAGTGTCCTGGTCTGGGTAGACTGGAAGAGGTGAGGCGTCCCGGTCTGGGTAGACTGGAACAGCTGAAGTGTCCTGGTCTGGGTAGACTGGAAGAAGTGAGGCGTCCCGGTCTGTCCCAGCTGGACGTTGCTTTAAACACACGGTTAGAAAAACACACCCTGGGTATGAACGTTGTGTTCCTGCCGCCCGCCACAGCTCGGACTGCACCGCTGAATAAGCCCTTCATACTCATTGCGTCGACTACAGCAGAGCTTTCTTGTCGTGCGTACAATAACTAGGAGTACCGCATTTAAAACACCTCGCAGAGCGACATCTCGCTACTCTGTTGCCCAAGTCGACTTCCTTCCATTTTGTTTCCCATGCTGCCTCGCGAGCACGTCGTTTTGCCGCGCGGGCACGGAGGAGtccattaattaattcattcgtttttattttcctttcctttaaaCTCAGTAAACTGACCATCGTTACTTTCTTAccataaacattttcagtttagaGCTATtaacccacaatgcatgtcaTGTAGTTAGCGTGAGGGAATAGATTAGCCTATCAAAAATGTTCGATGTGTAAGTTGTTACTGACGTAATTACAAGATTTCTCTCTAATTTTTACATACAGCTAATCATTTAGACAAACGACTGGATGTGTTTGACTCAATAATGTTATGCGATGGTACTTATCGCATCTGACCCCGTACAGAACAGCCTGCCCTGGAGAAGATGTCAGAATTCAAAACAGACATGCAGAACACCGAGATGGACGGGGTAGAGGATAGATGACAAATGACAAGCCAGCAGATGGGTTACTGCCTACCTAACTCACCTGTAAAACAGCTGTTGCTGCAAAGAAAGTGATAGAAGCATGAGCCAGCACACGGCCAAGTTAATCCCAAATTTATTATTCTTTTGAATGCAGTACAAATCACATCACTGTTACAATCGTAACCAGTAAAGGCacatccagaaaaaaaaaagttcaacaGCAGAAATGTATTCTTTCTTCACAAATACTTATTGCAGTCTCCAAAACTCTTGGTCCATTGCCTTTAAACCTTACCGgactcattaaaaataaaattctaacaGTTTCACAGCTCTTGTAGTAATAGTATTTGACATCAACATTGGCACAATAGTAACATTTTGTCATTACTACGCAGTTCATGACAGTTCATATGGTTACtccatttagctgatgctttgaTCCAAActgacttacagttatgactgaacacatcttgagtaattgagggttaagggtcttgttcaggggctcaacagtggtgagacttgaactggcaacctactGATTAGTAGTGGAGTATGTTAACCATTGAGCAACATTATGGCAGAGAAAGTAATTCCTCATGCTAGTAACACAAAGGTCATGGTTTCAAGTCCCATAGTGTATGTACTGTCATACTGGTAAACATGCATGTTTCTCTGGTTAAGAGCGtatgccaaatgctgtaaatgagtTATACAGAAATTTAACTATAAAAATTACTTTCTGGGGGGAAAAAGGCAATAAGTAcctaaatatattattaaaaatgtgaaaaccaCACAGTAGGACCACAGCTTACTTAACTTTTATTTACAGTCTTAAATATCACAGTGTTTTCCTCTCCTAAAACACAGCCACTCAATCAAAATAAACTACAGTTTTAACAGATAACTGCTGCTTGCGTGTTGCAATACTTCTTATTCTTCCACAGAGTTTAGCTGAAATTATGGATTCTAGACCTGGGCGTTGCATCAAGAAATGTAAGACCCATCACCCACTGTATTGTGAATGGTTGCCTCTCGGCGatgaaaatactttaaaaacagacaaaatttGAATGTCCTAGGGTAATAATTAGGATCTGCATGTTTTTAAGCAGTGTGAGGATACCTCATAAGAAGAAACTCATGAGCTGAGTTAATGTTTAGCCATGTCAGTGCAGCTCTGTTCTTGTATTGATTTATGAGGAACAGCAGCGCATACATAAAATAAGTTAAATTAATCCATGatcattaaaaaagcaaaacatctaATATGACTTCTGATGTGGTCCATTGACATGCTctaaaaatgagagaaaaatgattCTAAATACAATATGTGAATCAGTAATTGCAAGTAGTATTCTGAGGGTTGGTGAGCACCAGACAACATATCCTGAAGAGAAtgctactgtatgtgtgtgaaacatCTCTGTCCTTCCTATGGGATCTGATATCACCTTGACAGGATGATGCCTGTTTGTCTTTTCCTttccttgttttatttcagGATAGAAAGTACAGACATGGAATTGTTGCTATCTAGAACTTCTGTAAATTATAACGATGACAGTTTGCAGGCCCGTCTGTTGCTCCTGCCAAGGTCTAAATCCACACGGAAGTTTTTTCATTCTTCATTATTGTCCCTGCCTTTTCTGAGCAGACCTTGGGACGggcaccctctctctcctgggccGCGTTCACTCTGTTCTGCTCCGCCATGGTGGCCCCAGACTCGGGGCTGCTGGCCCTGGAGCTATGAGCTGATTTCATGCTGTACGTGTGAAAAGCCATGTTCAGCTGCTCCTGGGCCACCCGCAGGTGCCGGTGCAACCTGGCCAGGTCCGCGGGGATGTTCTCGTCCGGGCTGGTGCGCCGTTCCTCCTGTCCTGCGCTGGCCGCGTTCTGCTTGGTGGATGCTAGGCCACGCTTGGGCTTGTCTCCCTTGATGACGAGGTTATACCCCGGGGGGGAGGCAGGGATGTTGCGAGGGTAGGAGTAGGAGTAAGGCGGCCGTTGGCTCGGACGGCGACGCTTACGCAGCTTGTCACGCAAGGCACCGATGCCCAGGTGCAACATCTCGCACACGTTGAGAAGCAGGCAGAGAAAGCTCACCACGTACATGACAAGCAGGAAGATGGTCTTCTCGGTGGGCCGAGAGATGAAGCAGTCCACCCGGTGCGGGCAGGGCACCTTGCTGCAGACGTATGACGGGTCAACGCGGAAGCCATAAAGCAGGTACTGTCCTGTGAGGAACCCCACCTCAAAGACGGCGCGGGACAACAGCTGGAGCACGTAGATCCTCATCAGACCCTCCCGCATGATCCTTCTACGCCCGTCGTGCTTGACGTCCTTCTGGTCATTCTGCGGCTTAGGCTCCTGAGCCTTCAGCTCGTTGGCATAGATCATGGGCTCCAGgacttcatcatcttcatcctcctccagaACCTCGTTCAGGTGAGGCTCGTCCTGCCACCTGCCCCTGCGCTCATTCCTGAGCCGCTGCCAGTGGAGCTTGCGCTCCTCTTCCTCGGAGGCGCGGGCGATCTTGTGGATGGCGTAGCCTAGGTACATGACAGAGGGCGTGGAGATCATGATGATCTGGAACACCCAGAAGCGGAGGTGTGACAACGGGGCGAAGGCATCGTAGCACACGTTGTCGCATCCGGGCTGCTTGGTGTTGCAGGTGAACTTGGTCTGCTCATCTGCGTAGATGGACTCTCCACCCACAGCCGTCAGGACGATGCGGAAGATTATAAGCAGAGAGAGCCACACCTTCCCCACGAAGGTGGAATGGTTGTGGATCTCCTCCAGTAGACGTGTGAGGAAGGCCCAACTCATGTTCGACATAGAGGATGATCACTTATGATCTGCAGAGATAgtcggagagagagggaggggaagagagaggaattGGTGCTTTGTCACTTTTAAACTTCAGAGATACGTTACATGGTATGGTCATAGTACTGCTCCCATAGTAATACTGTCATAGCTAATCCAGAGGTAATCCAGAAGCAGGGATGCTTTTCCCATGGGAAGGGGGTAGCCCTCGTAACAAGATTGTactgagagtgagacagcagtgcGTGTGCTTctacaggagggagagagaagaaagtgagacagcagtgcatgtgctactacaggagggagagagaagagagtgagacagcagtgcatgtgctactacaggagggagagagaagagagtgagacagcagtgcatgtgctactacaggagggagagagaagagagtgagacagcagtgcatgtgctactacaggagggagagagaagagagtgagacagcagtgcatgtgctactacaggagggagagagaagagagtgagacagcagtgcGTGTGCTAcaacaggagggagagagaagagagtgagacagcagtgcatgtgctactacaggagggagagagaagagagtgagacagcagtgcatgtgctactacaggagggagagagaagagagtgagacagcagtgcatgtgctactacaggagggagagagaagagagtgagacagcagtgcGTGTGCTActacaggagggagagagaagagagtgagacagcagtgcGTGTGCTActacaggagggagagagaagagagtgagacagcagtgcGTGTGCTActacaggaaggagagagaagagagtgagacagcagtgcGTGTGCTTctacaggagggagagagaagagagtgagacagcagtgcGTGTGCTActacaggagggagagagaagagagtgagacagcagtgcatgtgctactacaggagggagagagaagagagtgagacagcagtgcGTGTGCTActacaggagggagagagaagagagtgagacagcagtgcGTGTGCTActacaggagggagagagaagagagtgagacagcagtgcGTGTGCTAcaacaggagggagagagaagagagtgagacagcagtgcGTGTGCTACAacaggagcgagagagaagagagtgagacagcagtgcatgtgctacaacaggagggagagagaagagagtgagacagcagtgcGTGTGCTActacaggagggagagagaagacaatACCTGGGTTTATCTGAGACAACAGTGAACACTCCCGTCCCAAACTGCTCAAACACATCAGTATGCGATGCCTTGTGTGTATTCCTTTGAAGGGATTGGTGCCTATAAGCAGAAACCTCTCCTAGAGTATCTATAGGTCTGCAAAGCACATGTGATTGGAGAGGAGaggttttgttattttacaaaacagctttaataGCTCGTGATTAAAGGCTCTGGGCGCTCATATTGTCTATGAGATAATGTGTCTCAGTCCACCACCAAGACCCAGCGAATCTGGCAATGGGGAATTTTCCAGAATTTACAAGAATGATTTAGACTCCATGTGCATCATTAAGCTCCTCTGACATTGTTACAAATggttggaaaatgttttttcaacAAAAGTTCTTCTTTAAAGTTAGCTgtggaaacagaaaaacagaggatCGTACCAATTAAGTTAATAACAGCCGTTGATTATTAAGAGAGGTGCTGCAtatctgtgtttctgagcaaaatatagcacacacacaggtttaaacAATATAGCAAATTGTGCTTGAGCAGGATATTCAGATatatttcaattttatttctgaattactcaaacactgaaaacatgtgCCTCAATTTTAGATATTGtggtaatttttaaaaatctttttaaattgcaaatttgttttgcatgaatgatcaaataaaaaccCTTTTTAGCTATAGTTAGAATTTCCTAGATTCTGAATATACACATTAAACTTAACCCAGATGCAGCAGCTTCCCTAAAAGTCGCATCTAAAATATTCACtcaatgtttgtgtttttgttttacatttcttaTAAACAAGGCGTTTTTTAAGTGATTACATCTGAACGGTAAGTTTCATAACACAAGGACTGAAGACAGCACGGGCTTCCGTCCGATACAAAGATTCGATCAGAATTCCTTTTCGCCCCGCAGATGGAGCGTTTATGACGTAACAGGCGCGCATAGCAGCACGTTCAGACGAATCTCAGATTCGTAGTCGGATCCTGTCGTTTTCCGGTTGATGTCTTTTATAACGTGTTTAATAAGTTTTCAAAGCCAAGTCTATCAAAAGTAAACACCCGACGCTACATACCATTTTCACTTTGTGCTGTCTTTATCTGTGCAGTCCATACTGCGGTTCAGTTCAGTAGTTTAGGCCCATCCagctgacatttaaaaaaaaaaagtttgcctCGTGCGACGGGTTCCAAGACTTCCCCGCTCTGCCACTGCATAAACGTGTGTCTCACTGGTTTCAGTAGCCAGGTAGCTTGGCACATCTACAACAATCTCGCCTATAGTAGCAGTGGTTTGGGATAGGCTGATGAATTCGTGATTTAGAATCGAACGTGCTCTGCCCGAACTAGTTGGACTCGGGGAGTTCGGTGCCTGTCCTACATTTATCTAACGGGTGAGTCGATTGTGCAACCTACACCGGTTCAACCGGTAGGATTCACCGGATATTTAAGTCAGCGCACGGAGCCGCTGGCAGCACACGGCAGAAACTAACAAGTCAGAGGAAGCTGAGCGGATAACAATTAAAGAGGGATGTTCTTAATATGTTGAATTAAACATTGCTTGGTCTTACAATTCGAAACAGACGATCTTAATGTGCTTGGCTACGcgtgttttgtttgttagatAGATATGAATGTATTAGAATTCTTATATAACTATTAGATAGATGATAGAATAAGGTAGATTAGGTATGACCTACGAACCGGCTCGATTGgttcattaaaaataactggTTCAAATGAAAGATTCTTTCTCGTCACTAAAACACAGCAAGAGTACCACACCTTGTGACGGAGGCACGCAGGGCGCCCCTGTCACTAATGCACGCTACTAAACGAGAATTCTTTTTCTCATATATGTTCATCACGGTACAGAATCAAATTTTCACAAATGCAGTGTACGATAACCTGATTAATTCGATTAATTCGAATAACATGTGACAATCATTCATCAGTCGCTAATGTGGTTATAGAAAGCAGACCACTCACACCTTGAGAAGTTGCGGGAGGCGCTCCATTCGGTCGTAACTTTTCTGCAGTTATTACAGCGATCAATATTCCCGCATCTGGCATGGCTGGTCCCGCACCCCCACAGCCTCGCGCAACAGGCCACGGCGGGGAAACCGCCTCTCTAAACTCAGCATCACCCCCGTCTGAACGCACGCGCCCGGCGCCTCGCGGAGAACGCCCCGGGCGCAGCGCGGAGTCTGGTTTGTGTTACAACCACCCTCTGTAAAAAGAAGTAGCTTAACAAAAATAGAAGATCGGCAGAGAGCGAAAACGTTCCTCTGGCGGCAGGGCCTGACAGTAAGGGTCGGACTCGGAGATGTCCGAACAGCACTCGACTGCATTAGTTTACTTGCGCGGAATTTAATGCCAGCCTCGGGCGTTTGCATCTTACTATTTTGAATGCTTTGACGAAACGGTTGTAGTTGCAACGATACGTGAAGATACATCAGTTTAAAAAGGCTTTAATTACTAGGTTTTGGAACCACAATATCTTTATTACTTTGTTTGCAATGCTGTTTGTATTTACTATAAGGTTAATCCAAATAAGTGGTAGTAAACTATAGCCTATACAAATGCAGATTGCTTAACTAAACATACAGGCACCAATAACCAATAACAATAACCAATAACAATAACCAATAACCAAACAAAACGAATATGACACCCTGCTGTCCCTCGAGCCCCCCACACACGTTATCCCATATCCTCGGATCAACTTCAGCGGGAAGCGGAAGAACTGGTTGGCACAGCGTGGTACAGAAAAAACAAAGTGCCTAACAGTATTGAGGCAGTACCAGGAGAGCGAGCACAGCGACACAAATCTCCAGCCTCTGTCCACCAGATATATTCTGTCATATCCAATGTCATAATATTTAGATAGTACGCGGAGGCGACGAGCCAGAGGAGAGATATGACCCTTCCTGCGCCGTGTCTTTTCCGACATCCCGCACGGGTGTTTACCCTGGAAGATCTCTCCGTAGGGTCGGGGACCCGGGACCATCCCGGGGCGACAGGAACACTTCGAGCCGCCCCCTCCCCAGTGCCCGCCCCGCCGGGTCTTATGTATGTCACCCAGCAACACGTCGGAAAAATAAAACTTTGGCCTTATTGATTTAATCATAGCAATATAACGGTGTTTTATGTCTTGGCTTGTCTTCACGCTAACCAAAATCTGGCAGGCAGTCTGCACTAGTGAAATAGAGTTTTATGGCCTCTTGTGTTATAAATAACTCTGTGTACTGTAAGGATTAAGTTTCTGGGTTTTGTCAAAGCAGTTATATTCGTCTACATCTCTCTCGCAATTCAAAcgtcattttaatttcattttgaaacGTAAGGACGTTTAAACGTGCAAacgtttatttcatttttcttaaagTCAGCAGGCGaatataaacataattataCGTAAACTGTAATAGGAGCCTGAAAAATTAGcttttgcaaaaaacaaacaaacaaaaaacccaaataaacaaacaaacaataaacaaaaccatttttgtGTCATGACAGATACACCAGccgtttatttaaaaacataccaCTTCATTAACACTCACGGACCACTTCATTACGTGGTCTGTGCATATTTGTGGGGCAGGTGTACAATTGCAGACTGAAGCATGCATGATTTGGGCACGCGCGGTTTCTCAGCCATCCTCTAGCCCATACACCACGGGCCTGAGCGCACGGCCGAGCTGCGAGTTTTTCTCAACACTGACACTACGCGTTGCACAGCGGTGATAGCAGGAGCTACTGCATGTGCACACGAGATTAGCATTGCCCAGAAACGGATCGTTTCATGAAGAGTTAGacaatgacaaacacacactatagcATCACACGGGCAGGAGTCTACAGACGTAGGCCTACGCCTACAAGGCAAATCTAATAAGCAGACGTTTCTAAAGAAGTGAGTATGGGCTACGGATCCCAGGTCTTCGTCTTTCATGAGTAGGACGGCAAACGCGAGCCCTAGtgcacaatgtcttgtcctctTTTAGCTGAACCAGGGACAGCCTGTTATCAACACCATGTCTCTGTTCCGTGTCATAATGAGATCTGCAGGCCCCAGAAAGACTCCACCCGAAACTCCAAATGATactgaaatgcaaaatgttcCACTGAACGGTGTCATTAGCTGTGGCATTGACAGTACAGGCTTTGCAGCACAAAAATTAAAACTATTCACATCATTTTCTCAAAAAGGTTGGAACCCACTCTCAGTTGCAATTCATTCTCAGGCTTAACGAGAGGTAGGTCTAAATGCCAGGCAAGTGTATTCaagtaaatgtgttttcatattaataatacattattatactGAATAACACTTAAGTAATTACTCGATTAGAAGTAAGGGTAGACATCTAAATTATTACTTTAGTAACAGTAAGAAATTATCCATCAAAAAGAATActcaagcacagacacaaaataaGCAGtgaattaaaattatttaaaatataacaggAGAAATATTGTTGATGAAATGCAACAGAGTAAAAGTAAATTTTTGACCTCTCAAATGTACGCAAGCATAAAGtctcctctttttaaaaaacagttactTAGGTAAATGTACAGGAGTTGATGTAACATTACTACCTACCTCTGGTGGCAAGCCATGCTCACTAGTAACCCATGCTTCCATTTCAGCCTACAGACATCTGGAAATGAAAAGGGTTAAGACCTGAGACACAGGTTTAAATCAAGCTGATGGCTCCTTCTTCTCTGTGTGAAAGGTAAACTCCTCCAAcgcaaaacaagaaaaaaccaACCTCATTAT
Encoded proteins:
- the cx47.1 gene encoding connexin 47.1, translated to MSNMSWAFLTRLLEEIHNHSTFVGKVWLSLLIIFRIVLTAVGGESIYADEQTKFTCNTKQPGCDNVCYDAFAPLSHLRFWVFQIIMISTPSVMYLGYAIHKIARASEEEERKLHWQRLRNERRGRWQDEPHLNEVLEEDEDDEVLEPMIYANELKAQEPKPQNDQKDVKHDGRRRIMREGLMRIYVLQLLSRAVFEVGFLTGQYLLYGFRVDPSYVCSKVPCPHRVDCFISRPTEKTIFLLVMYVVSFLCLLLNVCEMLHLGIGALRDKLRKRRRPSQRPPYSYSYPRNIPASPPGYNLVIKGDKPKRGLASTKQNAASAGQEERRTSPDENIPADLARLHRHLRVAQEQLNMAFHTYSMKSAHSSRASSPESGATMAEQNRVNAAQEREGARPKVCSEKAGTIMKNEKTSVWI